Genomic segment of bacterium:
CGGCTCCGAGGGCCATGTCGATCATCAGAAATCCCCGCCTGATTTCTTCAAACTGATCAGCTAGGGCAAAGACCGAAAATTTTAATTCCTCCAGCCGCTTCCGCACAGGGCCCAGATCATCGAGTTTTTTAAGGCGCACATACAGGACATCATAGCCCTCCGCCGCCTGACTGCGGCGCAACAAACTCCACATGCTGGTAAAGGCAAAGCGTGGAATCCTTTTGCCCGTGGCCAAAGGCACAAGAATGCCGCCCTCGGTCTGCGGACTGCTGAACGCGTGCGGTTTCGGCCGGATGCCCGCGATCCGCAGCCGTGTGACCTGCTCACTGAAAGGCAGCCGGCCGTTCCCGCTCATGCCCATGGTTTGTCCAAGATCCAACACCGAGGTGATCACTTCAATCTCTGCACCGAGCAGCGAATCCGCAGGCACGTGCTTAAGGGTGCGGCGGGTACTCGCTGAATCCGCTTCCAAGGGTTCAAGAGAGAGATTGAGCTGGTCCAGCGTAGAGTAAGAAAGGATCGCCTCTTGTGCGGAATCGCTGGTGAAAAACGCGCCCCAACCCATTCTGTTATAGGGCTTGAATGCGCCCATGGCAGCCGGCAGACAGCGCAGGTTGGTGTGGGTTTCGCGGCCGAGAAAACGGATTCTGACCGGAAAGGTGTTCTCGGGGAAGACGATCGCCACCTCGGGCATGGCGGCGATGAGCTCCAGCGCGGAATCATCGAGCGCCCGCGTTTTCTGCTGCATGCCGTTCATCGCGCCGGCCAGATTGCCGGACAGGGCCTCTTCGATTTTCATTTTGACCGGAAACACACGTAGGGTGGTGAAGAGATCGTTGGCGGTAAAGGCTTCGGTAACATTGCGCTGCAGGCCGACGCCAAAGGAGACCATAGACACCAGCGCACCGATGCCGATGATCACGCCAAGAGTGGTCAACAGCGTGCGCAGCTTGGTGCGCCGTAGGTTTTCAAGGCTGAAACGGAGTAAATCGAGGAAGTTCATGCCATCCGCCTTAATTCTTGCTCCAGTACAATCTCGCCGTCCAGCATGTGCAGCATGCGGTGTGAAAGCCGTGCAGCGGCAGGTTCGTCATGGGTGACCATCAGGATGGTTAAACCGCGCTGCTGATTGAGCTGAAATAACAGATCGAGTATCTCCACTGCTGTCCGGCTGTCGAGATTGCCGGTGGGTTCGTCTGCCAGAAGAATGGCGGGCCGGTTGGCCAAAGCGCGGGCGATGGCAACGCGCTGGGCCTCGCCGCCCGAGAGCTCCGCCGGCCGATGGTGTTTGCGCAGCGCCAGCCCAACCAGGTCCAGCAACTCCTCAGCCCGCTGTCTCCGTTCGGCCCTGCTCTCACCGGCAAACACCATCGGGAGCTCGACGTTTTCCACAGCGGTGCGCGAGGGAATCAGATTAAAGGACTGAAAGATCATACCCACTGTCTTCCTCCGGTGCTGTGCCAGGGAATCCCGGTCCATGACCGTCAGGTCGCGGCCCCGCACGTTGACCTGCCCGGATGTGGCGTTGTCCAGTCCGCCGATGATATTGAGCAGCGTCGATTTTCCCGAACCGGAGCGGCCCACCAGGGAGATGAACTCTCCGGCCTCAACGGCAAACGAAACGCCGGCCAAAGCTGCCACCGCTGTCTCGCCCTTATGGTACCGTTTGCAGAGATCGATCGCTTCGATCAGAACAGCCACTCTGCTCTCCTTTTTGTATTTCCTACGTAAGGCAACCGGACTGAGTTTCGCATTTCTCCCGGTGATTGAAAACTTTTCGGCACACACAGGGAGGAATTTATCAATTTTTTTGCTCTGGCAGGCCCTGCAAAATCCACGGCCGGTTGGTCATGATCCCGTCCGCACCGATCTGGATCAAACGATGCATCGTCTCAACGTCATCCACCGTCCAGTAGTGAACGGCGATGTTGTGTCTGTGGGCTGAACGAATAAAAGTTGGAGTGTCGAAGCGATGGCCGGCGCGCTGAATCGGGACTTGAAACACCGATACCGGATCCAAGTAGAACAGATCCAGCCCGATGGACTGCAGCGCCATATACTTTTTAACGCTCGCGATGGAGGGTGAAAGCAGCAATCCCGGATGCCGGGTTTTCCGGATCCGCTGCAGTTCGACAAAGATTTCCTGATGGAAGGAGGCCAGGACCATCCGCGCAAACGTGTGATGGGTGGCGTCGAGGTTTTCCATCGTCTCGATCACTTTGTGGAGCGCCGCCAAACCCGTGCTCCCGGATTGCTTGATCTCCACATTGATCGGATTGCATGGGAAAGCGAGGACCAGTTCAGCGAGCGTGGTGGCGAGAAATTTGCTGGGATGCCTGGGAGTAACGCTGTCGGGATAGGCGATGTCCAACGGGGTGACCTCCTTGCCGAGGTGATTGGTGTATTTGCTGAAAACGCCCGTGACATTGACGCCGCCTGAAACTGAATTATGATAACCGAAATCGACTTCATTCTTCATCAGATCAGCATAATTGACGGCGGCGA
This window contains:
- a CDS encoding ABC transporter ATP-binding protein, translating into MAVLIEAIDLCKRYHKGETAVAALAGVSFAVEAGEFISLVGRSGSGKSTLLNIIGGLDNATSGQVNVRGRDLTVMDRDSLAQHRRKTVGMIFQSFNLIPSRTAVENVELPMVFAGESRAERRQRAEELLDLVGLALRKHHRPAELSGGEAQRVAIARALANRPAILLADEPTGNLDSRTAVEILDLLFQLNQQRGLTILMVTHDEPAAARLSHRMLHMLDGEIVLEQELRRMA
- a CDS encoding ABC transporter permease; protein product: MNFLDLLRFSLENLRRTKLRTLLTTLGVIIGIGALVSMVSFGVGLQRNVTEAFTANDLFTTLRVFPVKMKIEEALSGNLAGAMNGMQQKTRALDDSALELIAAMPEVAIVFPENTFPVRIRFLGRETHTNLRCLPAAMGAFKPYNRMGWGAFFTSDSAQEAILSYSTLDQLNLSLEPLEADSASTRRTLKHVPADSLLGAEIEVITSVLDLGQTMGMSGNGRLPFSEQVTRLRIAGIRPKPHAFSSPQTEGGILVPLATGKRIPRFAFTSMWSLLRRSQAAEGYDVLYVRLKKLDDLGPVRKRLEELKFSVFALADQFEEIRRGFLMIDMALGA